TCACGCTGTTTTGCGGAAGGCCGTTTTGATCCGTAAAATGTTGTAAACGGTAGGCAGACAAATGTTGTTCCTGGGCAAAAACAGACGGTACGACTGACAAAAGGCAGGCAAACCATAGCAACACGATGACCTGGATAATTCTCATTCAGCGATTAAAAACACTGTGAATACGCAATCACCTGCACAAAAGGCTATCCATTCAATTCAAAATAGGTAGTCAGTTCAATGACATTGTTTACCCCCAATTTTTCAAAGATCTTTGTTTTGTAGCTGCTCACAGACGAGGAAGATAGATGAATATGATTGCTTATTGCTTTGGTTGACAGTCCTTTGGATAAAAGCTTGGCAACTTCCAGTTCCTTATCGGAAAGTTTGTCCGCTACCGAGTCCTGGCTGTTTTTTGTACTGAACAGCTGGCCGAATGCATTTTGCATCACCGTAGGACTCGCATAGATCCTGCCGCTAAGCACATTATCCACGGCAAGCTTGAAGTCTTCATTTATGGCCGTTTTCGAAATGTACCCGTTCGCCCCTGCTTTCAGGAATGGCAGAGCATAGAGTTGCTCGTCGTAGCTGGAACACACCAGAATAGGTATAGCAGGCTGCTTCATTCTCACCTGACTGATCATTCCTACCTTGTCGCCACCGGGAAGATTGATATCCATGATGAGCAGATCAAATTTTTGTTTTTCGAGCATGACGAGCGTTTTGGTGAAATCACCGGTCGTCGCTATCACTGCGCCGGGCATATGCTCCATTAACAGATGCTGGATACCCATCAAAACCAGAGGATGGTCCTCAGCTACAATAATTTGAATGTTCATCGGAACGTAGTAATAATAAAAATTCTGTGTGTTTATAAGACAATAATAAGGAAAATCGGTGATAGAAGTAATTAGAATGATGCTAAATTTATTTAGTTCTAAAAAAACATTTTTTAGGGTTGGTTTTAATTTATTGTGATGTCGATGGTTGGTATACGCAATACTTTTGTTAAACAGTAGAGGGGCTGACCAGTGTGGAATAATGATCGTGGTTGAAAAGTGAAAAAGTAATAGGTGAATGATTTCATAACGTTGAGTAAAGTGATCATCTCCCGGCCATGTCGGGAGAATGATTTTTTTGATTGGCGCTATGTCGTGGCTAAAACTTTGATCAGGAATGAATATTGCAGTCATAGACCAGCACCCCGTTCTGCGTTCAGGAATGTCTGTCCTACTCAAAGACCATTTCGCGGACCTCAATATACTCGAAACGACGTGTCTCAGTTCCTTCAAGCAAGATAGAATACATCAGTACTTCGATATCATTATCATCGGGCTTGCAGAGGAATGTGAGGGGATTGACCAAGCGGCTCTAAAGCGAATCATGCGGGAAAATCCCGGCTCGTCTTTTGTAGTCTATGCCGGGAAGCTGCAATACGAGCAGGCAGTTTCACTGATGAAAGTAGGCGTAAGGGGATACCTATTAAAAAATAATCGACCCGAAGAGCTCCTGACTTGCATCAAAACTGTCATCAGTGGCAACAACTATCTTTGCAGCGAAGTCAGGAATTTTTCATAAGCTGATTGCCTTTTTAAGGAACGCACCCAGGAAACTTGCTATAAATGTTAGGCCAATAGCCCCGAAAAGCGAAAAGTATTCCAGCTCGGACCGCGCCTGAGACACCGGTCTGTCCACGAAGTATATATATGCCAGCAGCAGCGTCAGGCATTGGATCACCGCCAGTATCCAGCCTCGGTCAGGTTCTACATAGCCCAGGGCTGCCGACAAAGCAACCGCAGTCAGATATGGTAAGTGAATGCTAGAAGCAGTCTTAATTGAAATGATCAGCAGCGCTGACCACAAAAATACCAGTAGTGTGTTGAGTCGAAGCTTGCGGTCAAACCAGGGAGAGCGTACCGTTTTGGTTTCACTTAGTTTTTCCCTTGCTTCCTGCTGAACGATAAATTCCTCGGTGCCAAAATCGATATCTGCTTCTGCGTGGCGGTCGAGCAATTGCAACGTGAGGCCTCTTTCATGATAAGGTTCGGGCGCCTGTCCGAGCGAGACCCTGATAGCGGTCGAAAAGGTGTTGAAAGCTTCTTGCAGCTGGTTTGACTCTCGTTGCAGTTTGCCCAGTTCAGTATAAAGGTCGGCAAAGGTATTGTCATAGGTGATTCCGGTCAGAAAATCCTTTGCGGCCTCATTTGAATTGCCCATTTGCTTGTAACACAGGCCTCTGTATAAATAAGAGATGCTGGATTGCGGATAGCTGGCAATCCGTTGATCGAACGCTTCAAATGCCCTGGACAGATTCCCGGAACGGTATATAGCAATGTTTTCAGACAACCTTTCTGCCTCTTTTTCACTGACCGAGCGCTTGTCGGTAGCATACCTGAGGTAAAATATAATGGCAAAAAATACGATCAGTATCGGGAATTCCATATAATTTATATCGATTTATAGCTTAGCGAACAAAAAATTGCTTCAAAGCCTGCATTCCTGCAAGACATTACGTAAAATTACGTGACCGTGTCTGCCAAACTCGCGCACATTGAGTAATTGGCCGATTTATTGAGCCGTTGCCCTTTTCAAATTAACCCAAGGTTAACCCATAATTAACGCGGTGGTAATATTACACAATTACATTTGCGCCTGATTAACGGGGAATGCCATCCGAACGGTTTTACATAAGCCGACACCCTCTTCATATATAGTTCGCTGACTGACATTAAACACGGAATGCCTGTTGAAAAACAGGGGCTGGACAATTGTGTCAGATTTTTCAGAATAATAGGATAAAATCGGGGTCTGTCTCAAGCAGCCGAAGGTTTACTGTTGTTTTGTGCGTAACGTATATGGAGTATGGTTAATCTTTTGTCAGTCAGCCGGGGCGTCGTTCAACCACTAATTAGCAATTAAATAAACGAACAGAAAATGATGAGATTAATTACTGCCTGCCTGCTTGTGTGGGCACTATTGCTGTATGCTGTGCCCAGCTCACTGGCGCAAGGCAACCAAGCCACGATCGTGGGGAAGGTCTCCGAAGTCAAAGAGGGCCCGATTATTGGGGCTACTGTATTTGTAAAAAATGAATCCACCGGTTTTCAGGCGGGCACGGTAACGGACGCCAACGGAGATTACATCATCAAGCAATTACCATTAGGATCGCCTTATTCGATTACGGTTTCCTATATCGGTTATGGTGAGCAAAAGAAAACGGGTTATTCGCTCAACCAGGGCGATCAGCTGCGTTTGAATTTCAGCCTTGAAGCGAGCGCAACTGAATTGAATGCAGTTGATATTAAGGCTAACTCACTGAAAAATACGGTTGTAACGCTAGGTGCATCCACTGCTATTACTGCGAAAGACATTACCAAATTGCCGGTAAACGGAAGAAATTTCACCGCGCTTATTGAACTCTCGCCATTGAGCAACGGTAGCAGCCTTGGTGGTCAGCTGGCTTCCTCGACCAACTACACCATTGATGGTATGAGCTCACGCAGCACGATTGCGGGTGGTGAAACCGGAGGCGCCTACGCGATTTCAATGGAAGCGATCCGCGAGTTCAAGGTGGTCACTAATGAGTACGACGTAACCATGGGCCGCGCGGGCGGCGGTACGATCAGTACGGTAACCAAGTCGGGTACAAACAAACTGTCAGGTAGCGCATTTAACTTTATGCGTACCGACTGGCTTTCAAGTCCTAATGATCTACGCGGAAACAAAAGGACGCAAGACTTTTCAACGTATCAATACGGTATGTCGCTGGGTGGCGCATTGAAAAAAGACAAAGCGCACTTCTTTGTGGCGTGGGACCATCAGGCCGACTCTCGTCCTTTGTTTATCGCAAACCTGCAATCAGACGCTGATATAGCAGCCAGCCGCGTAACGCAGACAACGCTTGACAACTTCCTGGACATTGCAAGATCAAAATATGGCGTATCCAACAACCCGCAGTTTGGTTCATTTGGCAAGACAAAGGGTACAGACGCGATCTTCGCAAGAATTGACTGGCAGCTCAACTCAAAAAACCTGCTGACGCTCCGTAACAACCTCATTAGGGAAAAGGATAACCTGTCGGAAGGTGACAATACGTCCATTAATGCATACGAATCTTACATAGACCGTAAGCGTTTCAATAACAGCATTATGGCATCGCTTCGTACGATCGTGAGCCCGAAAATCACGAATGAATTTAAAGTGCAGCATTTCTTTCAGGATGAGGCGGTAATCCCAAGCTCGGAGCTTCCTTCGGCTAGTATCCCGCGTGCGATTGTGGAAAACGTAACTTCTACTGCCGGAACAAACAACTACATTACCGCGATCCAGATTGGTGGTCAGCGTTTCTCGCCTGAATGGTTTAAAGGGCAGACTTACCAGGCGATGAACAACCTTTACTATAACACCGGGAAGATCAACTTCACATTTGGTATTGACGTGATGTTCAACCGCATGAAGTCGGTTTATGGTAGCGAAATGAATGGACGCTTCTATTTCACAGGTCTTGATAATTTCAACAACCAGACGCCTTACCGTTACGCCCGTGAGATCAACTTGCTTGACGATCCAAGTTCGATCGTCAATTCTCTGGCAACAGGTATTTACGCACAAATGGATACAAAACTGGCCCGCGGTCTTGATATGGTTGCAGGTTTGCGTTTGGACAATACACAATATCTTAACAAAGCAAATTTCAGCCAGGTCGTATTCGATGAATTGCAGCTGCGGACAGACAACAAGATCAATACCACCCAATTGCAGCCACGCGTACAGCTTACCTGGGATGTAAATGAGCAAAGCAAAGATATCGTCCGTTTTGGCGCAGGTATCTTCGGTTCGCAATTGAACCCTTACTCGATGATCAACAACATGTTGTTTGACGGAACGAAAGTGGCGGCAGTAGAAATCCAGGGCGACCAGGTGCCACGTCCTGATTTTCCGGGGTACCGTGCCGACCCATCTTCTGCTCCCGGTGCTGACCTGTTCAACAACCCGAAAATCGAGCGTCTGATCACCATCAACATGAACAACGCAGACGCGAAGATCCCTGTTCTTTACAAAACGAACTTCTCGTACAACCACTTTTTCAGCGATCGTTTGCGGATCGGTGTGAGCGGGTATGCTTCCTGGGCACGCAACAATTATATGTATGTAGACCGCAACATGGTGGAAGAACCTTACTTCCGTATTGCGGCAGAAGCGAATCGTGGTGTATATGTACCTGTTAGCACCATTACAGAGAAAAATGGCGCTACCAACTGGTTGGAAAGCCGCAAAACCAAGAACGTAGGTCGCGTGCTCGAACTGAATAGCAATGGTAAGAAAAACCAGTATGCCGTGGTCATCGACGGTACTTACCGTTACTTCAAAGACGGACAGATCACATTCTCTTATACATGGAACGATTCGAAAGACAATACTTCATACAATGGTAACGTGGCAAACACGGCAACACTCGATTTAATGGTCAAAGATGATCCACGCGACGTGAGCCGTATTACTTATGCTAACAACCATTTCCGTAACAAAGTAGTATTCTATGGAACCGCGCCAAGCCTCTGGGGAGTAACACTTGGTCTGCGTTACTCCGGTATCGGCGGCACGCGTTACTCAATGGCCGTGAGCGGTAATATGAACGGTGACTTCGTTTCCTCCAACGACCTTCCTTTTATTTATGATCCTAACAGTTCTGAAACGCCGAAGGTTGTCCGCGACGGAATCAACGCCATCCTTAACAACCCGGAAGCAGAGCAGAGCATTAAGGACTATATCACAAGAGATATGGGCAAAATGGCTGAGCGTAACGGAGGCATCAACGGATTTTATGGTGTATTCGACCTGAGATTGGCGAAGAAATTTAATTTCTACAAAAACCACGGTCTGGAAGCTTCTGTCGATATCTTCAACGTTGCCAACTTGCTCAACAAGGACTGGGGTGTAGGAAACAACCTAGGTAAGCAAAACCTTTACACGATCAGATCATTCGACCGAGCTACGCAGCGATTCGGTTACGGCATGAGCAATGGTACGGGTGTATCCAACTTGAACGGTAACCCTTACCAGATCCAGATTGGGTTGAGGTATGCGTTTTGATTTTGCTTGGGATTGTTCGCCGATGGTTCGGAATAGTCATTTATAGTCATATATAGTCAGGTGTGGTCAAGTGACGTCTCGTTGCTTGATCGCACTTTTTCATTCACTCATTCACTCATTAAATGAAAAAGCAACTTCTTACCCTGCTGGCCCTCGCATGCACGTTCGCGGCCTGCGCCCAAGATTCGCACGTGATCCTGATCAGCATTGACGGGCTGCGTCCGGAGTTTTACAAAGACGCCGACTGGTCGATGGTGAACCTTCGCCAGGCGATGAAAACCGGCTCGTATGCCGACGGCGTTACCGGTGTTTTCCCGACGGTAACCTACCCTTCACATACCACAATGGTAACCGGCGTCAAACCGAGCAAACATGGTGTGTATTACAACACGCCTTCGGAGCCTTTGGAAGTTACCGGCAAATGGATCTGGGATTACAAGACGATCAAGGTGCCTACGATTTTTAGCGCGGCCAAAGAAAAAGGGTTGAAAACGGCATCTGTATTCTGGCCGGTATCACTCGGCGGACCGGCGGATTACAACATTCCGGAGTATTGGTATTTGCCGAAAACAAAAGGTGGAAAACGGGATATGCTGAATGCGTTGAATGAAAATTCTTTTCCGAAAGGCTTTTTCGAGGAAGTACAGCAAAATGCAATCGGCAAGCTGGAAGAGATTGATTTTGACGGGGATTACATGGGAATTGACGACAATCTTTCAAGGGCGAGCGCCTACATTATCCGTAAATACAAGCCTTCATTCCTGGCGGTACATTTGGTTGCGGTCGATCACTTCGAGCATGAAGAAGGACGTGACGGCGACAAAATGCGTGCCGCATTGGCGAGCGTAGACCGTGGTATTAAAGCGATTATGGAAGCAGTTGAGAAAGCGGGTATCAAAGACAAAACCACATTTATCGTCACCGGCGACCACGGCTTTGTCGACATTCACTCGTCCATCGCGCCGAATATCCTCCTTGCGCAGGCCGGACTTTACGACCCAAACAATAAAAATTCCTGGAAAGCCTATTTCCACGCCTCGGCGGGCTCGTCGTTTTTGCATTTGAAAGATCCAACGGATACCAAAACTTTGGAAATGGTAAAACTGACTTTGAACAAGCTTAATCCAGCACAAAAAGCAATGTTCGACATCAAGGACCGCGCTGCATTGGATGCCGTTGGTGCTGACCCGAATGCAGCATTGGCACTGGCTCCAAAGCATGGTTTTACCTTCAACGGCGCGGCGACTGGCGATTTTATTCGCCCGGCAAGCGGCGGTACACACGGTTTTTTTCCTGATTCCAAAGAGATCCAGACGGGTTTTGTCGTTTTTGGTAAAGGCATCAAAAAGGGCACGGTAATCCCGGAAATGGGTTTGCAGGACATTGCCCCGTTAATTGCCAGATTGCTCAATATTGATTTCCCATCTGCGGACGGAACGCTTTATCCAGGCCTGCTGTCCAAAGAGTAATTCTGAAAAGTATTTAGTAAAAGACCGGCTGCTTTGATGGAGACAACCGGTCTTTTTTGTTTTAAATCAAAGTAATAACCGTTATCACGTGAAGCTATTTTTGAGCAAAACCACAACTTCTGCCGATTGAATGTCACGAATTTCGACAAATGAAGGGCCGCTTGGCTGGTTTGTCTTCACAGTCAGCTTCGATCCGATCGGGTGTGACCCTGCATATGCTACCCCTGCGGCCATTTGAGCGGTATTGGCAATGACAACATATTCACTGCCAGGCGCCGAGAGCTCAGCGGCGATGACCACATTACCGCCCCGCGCATCGGCTCCATTCGGATTGACAATGCAAAGCGCTTCCTGGTTGTAAAGAATGCGTGACCAGGCCACCAGCTCACCCGCTTTCGGGAATTCGAAACCGGTGCCGGGAACCTGGATTTGTCGTAGATATTGCCGTCCCAGACGCAGCACCGGATGGGCAGCCCTTGTTTTGCAAAGACTCGAAATCCGTATATATGCCGGGCTACTCTGATCGAAACAATGTTTTCCGCTCGTACCAAATGGGCCAAATCCAGGTAATGTTTCATCTTGCAGCATTACTTGATCTTCAATGTCTTCGGTACTGTTGGCGCGAGGATGAGCGGGGCCAAACATGGATTCACGCAGGTATTTATCATTGGATCGCCAGCCATCCAGTAGGCTTGTCTGCGTGCTGGCCGGCCCTGCAAACGCCTGCTCGGTACCATAGTAAATACATGGAATGCCCAATGTAAGCAGCTGAATGGCCACTGGCACGGTGACATAATAATCTTTGACGGCGAAGTGGTCGGGAACCTCAGCTGAAAAGCGGACCTTGCTTCCAAACACGTGATCGTGGTCATCCAGGATGGAAACGTGCCGGTCTCCAAAGCTCCGGTGGGACTCAAACCCCTGGCTTTGCTCATTGAAAATATCAAAATAGGAATTACCTCTCTGCAATCCTTTGGCGACCGAAGACAATGTCAACCGGGCACTGCCAATGTCAAGGGCGGCATTCAGGTTTCGCTCCATCATAGCCGTGTAGTCCAGCACTGCATCCTGAAAACCATCACCGCCCGCAATTTCACCGATCAAAAGAAAGTTATGCTTTCCGATCAGATCGGCGAACTCGCGGATTGCGCCACAGAAGTTTCTGGTCTCTTCCAGTGCCATGTGTTTGACCGTATCAATGCGAAAGCCGTCACAGTCCGTCAATGCGATCCAGTATTGCAGGCATTGGATCAACTGACTGAGCGTACCTGGCACATCGAGGGCAAAATCCTTTAGTGAAAGAAAATCAGTGCGCTTGTGTTCTGCATGCGGGTCGCCTATGTCATGCGACTCGCCCAGGTTGCCCATTCCTGCACGGGTGTAGATATTTTTGGACTGAAACTCGCGGGGCCATGCACCTTCGTGGCGTGAAGTAATGTCGATAGGTTCGGTAGCAAACCCGGTTTGTGCCGCATCGCGCCAAGCCAGTTGCCAGTCTTTTGTATCCTGCTGATCCCCGGATCCGTAGAAATGCGGCCATGATTTGTAAGCGGGCTCATTGACAGCACTGCTCAATGCCGCCCCGGGAGGCACATATCCCCAGTTATCGCCGGAATGGTTTACTATAACGTCCAATAGTATACGTATCCCTTTGCTATGGGCCTCACTGACGAGGTTGATCAGGTCTTCTCTGGTGCCAAAGCGCGGATCTACATCCAGAAAATCCTGGATGCCGTAGCCGTGATAAGAATTCAGTCCAACCCGCTGCTTGAAAATGGGCCCGATCCAAATGGCAGTAATCCCCAGTTCTTTGAGATAAACCAACTGGCTCCTGATGCCCTCAATAGTGCCTCCCTGCCACCGTGTGCCCGATTCGGCCCATTGCTGCCAGTTCCAATCCGGCCGGTTTGGAGTATGGCGCAATGCTGTGATTTCGTCCCTTGTCAACAATGGACGCGTGGATTCCTTTCCATCGCTGAAGCGGTCGGGCAGTAAAAAATACAATACTTCATCCCGCCAGCTGATGGGAGAAGGGTAGTAGGAAACCCCTTCCCGGATAGCGCGGTTAATGAGCTCTCGGGCACCTGCCATCGAATCGGGCCGGTCTGGTTGCAGAAGTGTTATCGGTGTCGGCATATGCTATCCTGGTTTGTAACTTCTTTTGGGACAAAAATGTATACCTAAATATATTGATAAGTGGTTATGTATCAATATTTTAATTTCTAATGTTATCCAACGGTTACCGGGTAAAGTCGCGCGGGCGATATGGCTACATTGGACTACCAGATTTTTTGAAATTGGATGATTGTAACAATCCAATCATCATGGTTTCATTTGGTCTGACAGCTGTTTTATTTGCCGTGCCGCTGGCTTATACATTTTTGAAAACTGCCGGCACGCTTTATTTGCTGTACCTGGCTTATCAGGCTGTCAAACCTGGAAACAAGGGTTTATTTGAAATGCAGGCTGACCTGGAAAATGACAATCCGGCGAAGCTATTCAGTATGGGTTTTTTTACCAATGTGCTCAACCCTAAGGCGGCCGTATTTTATCTTTCCTTCTTTCCTCAGTTTATCAAACCCGAAAATGGCTCGGTGATGGGCCAAAGTCTGCAACTGGGCATTACGCAGATTTTGATCCTCACAGGCCTGGCGCTGAAAATGGCTTTGGATAAAAAATAATCAGATCAACAGACCAATACCGGAAGTAGGCAGTACTGCTCATGAAAATGGGTAGTACCGTCTATTTTACAGGGTTTCAATGGCTTGTAATTTTGTGGGGTCAAATGACAAGATCAATTCTCATAAAGTTATCATTATTATCTGCCATGAAAAATCCGTTTAAATTGCTGGTGGGCCTTGCGCTCACTGTTCTGATTGCCTCCTGTGACCCAAAGGATGAGCCTGTTACACCCAAGCCGGACGATGAGATTCCCGGCAAAGTCACCGGTGCTGTTACACCAATAGGTACTGTGGAAGGAACTGCCATCACAGCCAATATAGGCCCTGCTGGCGGGACAATCCAGTCCGCTGATGAAAGTATCCGCGTCACCATTCCTGCTGGTGCGCTGAGCTCCGAGCAAACGATTTCTGTACAGCCACTTAGTAACCAATGCCCGGCTGGCACGGGCCAGGCGTTCCGTTTACTACCACACGGACAGATCTTCGCCAAACCGGTTACAGTTTCATTCAAGTATGATGAGACAAATGTGAATGGTTCCTTCCCGCAAGCATTAAGCATTGCATATCAAAACGACAAGGGAGTCTGGCAGTCGCCGTCCTTTAAAAGTCTTGATACAACTGCCCGTTCCGTGAGTGTTCAGACCACGCATTTCAGCGATTGGGGGTTGTTTCAGAAAATGTACATTTATCCTGGTAACTCGTTTTTGAACCCGGGTGGCAACCTGCTTCTGGTAGCTTTCCAGATCAGGGAATCAGAGATTGTCGAAGGTGATTACTTTGTGCCGCTTCCTGAGCGCATTCCATCAAAATACATTGAAAAATGGCAGCTGCGCGGTGAGGGAGTACTCAAACCTGACCAAACCGAGGCCCAGTATGATGCACCTTCCTCGATTCCGTCTGTCAATCCGGCCGCGGTGACCCTTTTTCTGAACCAAACCGTAAAGATTGATGGCGTCATTTTTAAAGATATCAGGCTGGTTTGCAACATTTTTACGGCCCCGGAAGGAGTATCCGTGCAACTGGACGGAGGCGGCTGGCGCACTTATGCAGGAGGGGCCAATATCACCGGCGTGAGGAATGTTATCCAGGGCATGGACGGTAAGGAGAGCTTGACCTTGCATTGGAAAGGGGCTGCAACCGGTAATTTTTATTGGACAAAGGGTATTGATGTTGCTTTTAATCTCAACAAAGGCAAGCTGGTCTACCAGCATATTTACGGAAAAAACCTGGCGGTAAGTGGCGGCTCATTAAAAGTTGACTTTTCCGACAAAGCCTGGGTCATGGGTACATTCACCGTGGAGCCCGCTGGCTGGATTGACACCGCGCCCAGTCCACTTCAAATAGGTACTACGGCTGTGAAAGGTGTTTTTCGGGTAAAGCAGGTTAACTAATCGCTGAACATTCCCGCTTCTTCAAAAGTCAAAACCCTAAGTTGAGCGTAGTCTGAAACTACGCTCAACTTTTTAACTACAAATGACTACTCCTGACTACAAATGACTATTCCAACAAATCTTACTGCGCCTTTTTCTCCGTGAGCTCTTCCAATGTCCAGGCCTTGTCACGTCCCGAAGTCTTTTCGCGGATAGCCTTGACTGCGTCCGGCCGGATAGGAGGGGCGTTGGAAAACTCGTGGCGCACGTAGCTGACCACCGAGGCGATCCATTGATCATCATTGTCCTTCATGGATGGCATTTCACTAGGGTAGGTCTGCCCGTCGACAGGGCCGGAGAGACCGTGCAGCAGAATGTGCACGGAGGCATCCGTGCTACGGGCCAGCCTTTTGGAACCGGCTAATGGCGGAGCGGTTTTGCTGACTAGTCCTTTGCCATCGGCGCCGTGGCAGGTAGCGCACAACGATTTGTAAATGATCGAACCATTCATGACCAACGTCCGGTCGCTAGCGTCCAGCCTGCCCAGGCGAAGGCCAAACTTTTTGGCATCCTCATTTTTCTCAATACTTCTTACCGCACGGGCAAATACCGGATTTCCATTCGATGCAGTAACCAGGTCGTCTGAGAGCCTTTTTGCCTCCGCAGACTTGCTGTGTGCAAGCGAAAACACCATCTGCATACGCACGTCGCTACTTGGGTCGGTTTTCAATGCGGTAAGATTGTTGATGAGCGCATTGTCCTTTTTCAGATACGATTCCGCCAGTCTTACGGCTGCTTTCCTGATTTCAGCATCCTGGTCTTTCATCGCGCTGGCAACACTGGTCTGGTCCAGTGCGTCGAGACCTTCTAATGTCCATAACGCATGCAGGCGTGAAAATGCACCCGCTTTGCCGGTTTGACTTGCCAGAATCGTTTTTAATGCCGGTACTACGGACTGATCATTGCGGACAATAAGCTCCTTTTGAGCATTATCGCGCCACCAGCCATTGGGATGGCCCAGGTAAGTGACTAGTTTGGCAGAGGTTTCATCCAGCATATGCGGCTTAGGGCCGGGTTTGATGCCGTCATATACCATCCGGTAAATCCGGCCGTGCTGAATATTTTTGTCAAGGCCAAGACGTTTGATCTGCGGGCGCAGGTAGCTGTTGGGGCCTGTCCAGTTCCCTTCCTGGATAATGCCGCGGTTCATGTCTACCAGGTACAGGCAGCCATCCGGGCCGGTGTACATATTTACGCCCCTGAAATTCATGTCCGTAGAGGCGATGAATTCTTCTTTCTGATAAGCATTTTCGAGGGTGATCTTTCCATTTTTGTTAATTACTTTGGCGCGGCGGATCAGCCGTCCGACCGGCTCGCTGATCAGCAGATCGCCCTGCAAATCAGCCGGGAGCCTGTCGCCACGAAAAATGACCTGCCCGCAACTTGCCGTGAAATGGTTTAATGTGGTATCCGGGCGCAGACGTTTCAAGCCACCTTCCACATCTGGTGTTTTAATAATGGGCCATACCTCGTTGAATTGTTCACTAAACTGGTCATCGAATTCCATTCTGCCATAAACGGGATTGATCTGAAACCCATATGCAGGATTTTCACCCCCGGCCGATGAGAAGAAAAGCCTGCCGTAGTTGTCGTGAGTGATACCCCATTGCCCGCTGGAACCGCTTGGAATTGAATCGGGCACCAGCATTTTATTCTTGTAGCGAAACCGTACCGGGTCCACGGCCATATAAATCCAGTTGTCGACATTCCAGTCCAGCCCGCTGCGCTGATGTTCGAGGTTACCGGGCGACTTTTTACCAGGTGTGTAAACTGGTCTTTTGACATCTGCAACGCCGTCTTTGTTAGTGTCTTTGTAGCTGAAAACATCATAAGTATCCGTCTCATTGACCAATACCTCGTTGCCAACACACAGCAGCATCCTGGGCAGCAGCATCTTGTCGATAAAAACAGAGCTTTTGTCCATTTTACCATCATTATCGGTGTCTTCCAATAACATTACCCTGCTGGTTGGCGCATGCTCGCCGGTT
The genomic region above belongs to Dyadobacter pollutisoli and contains:
- a CDS encoding alpha-amylase family glycosyl hydrolase, translating into MPTPITLLQPDRPDSMAGARELINRAIREGVSYYPSPISWRDEVLYFLLPDRFSDGKESTRPLLTRDEITALRHTPNRPDWNWQQWAESGTRWQGGTIEGIRSQLVYLKELGITAIWIGPIFKQRVGLNSYHGYGIQDFLDVDPRFGTREDLINLVSEAHSKGIRILLDVIVNHSGDNWGYVPPGAALSSAVNEPAYKSWPHFYGSGDQQDTKDWQLAWRDAAQTGFATEPIDITSRHEGAWPREFQSKNIYTRAGMGNLGESHDIGDPHAEHKRTDFLSLKDFALDVPGTLSQLIQCLQYWIALTDCDGFRIDTVKHMALEETRNFCGAIREFADLIGKHNFLLIGEIAGGDGFQDAVLDYTAMMERNLNAALDIGSARLTLSSVAKGLQRGNSYFDIFNEQSQGFESHRSFGDRHVSILDDHDHVFGSKVRFSAEVPDHFAVKDYYVTVPVAIQLLTLGIPCIYYGTEQAFAGPASTQTSLLDGWRSNDKYLRESMFGPAHPRANSTEDIEDQVMLQDETLPGFGPFGTSGKHCFDQSSPAYIRISSLCKTRAAHPVLRLGRQYLRQIQVPGTGFEFPKAGELVAWSRILYNQEALCIVNPNGADARGGNVVIAAELSAPGSEYVVIANTAQMAAGVAYAGSHPIGSKLTVKTNQPSGPSFVEIRDIQSAEVVVLLKNSFT
- a CDS encoding LysE family translocator; its protein translation is MLSNGYRVKSRGRYGYIGLPDFLKLDDCNNPIIMVSFGLTAVLFAVPLAYTFLKTAGTLYLLYLAYQAVKPGNKGLFEMQADLENDNPAKLFSMGFFTNVLNPKAAVFYLSFFPQFIKPENGSVMGQSLQLGITQILILTGLALKMALDKK
- a CDS encoding DUF7133 domain-containing protein — translated: MNKKISLATLATAFIMVTCQVSRQGTSDTILRTTDASVSAIPAFTSDPSPAYLTPEQSIKTFKLPKGYHLELVASEPMIHEPVAIAWDGNARMYVAELNTYMQDVEGTGEHAPTSRVMLLEDTDNDGKMDKSSVFIDKMLLPRMLLCVGNEVLVNETDTYDVFSYKDTNKDGVADVKRPVYTPGKKSPGNLEHQRSGLDWNVDNWIYMAVDPVRFRYKNKMLVPDSIPSGSSGQWGITHDNYGRLFFSSAGGENPAYGFQINPVYGRMEFDDQFSEQFNEVWPIIKTPDVEGGLKRLRPDTTLNHFTASCGQVIFRGDRLPADLQGDLLISEPVGRLIRRAKVINKNGKITLENAYQKEEFIASTDMNFRGVNMYTGPDGCLYLVDMNRGIIQEGNWTGPNSYLRPQIKRLGLDKNIQHGRIYRMVYDGIKPGPKPHMLDETSAKLVTYLGHPNGWWRDNAQKELIVRNDQSVVPALKTILASQTGKAGAFSRLHALWTLEGLDALDQTSVASAMKDQDAEIRKAAVRLAESYLKKDNALINNLTALKTDPSSDVRMQMVFSLAHSKSAEAKRLSDDLVTASNGNPVFARAVRSIEKNEDAKKFGLRLGRLDASDRTLVMNGSIIYKSLCATCHGADGKGLVSKTAPPLAGSKRLARSTDASVHILLHGLSGPVDGQTYPSEMPSMKDNDDQWIASVVSYVRHEFSNAPPIRPDAVKAIREKTSGRDKAWTLEELTEKKAQ